From the genome of Niabella agricola, one region includes:
- a CDS encoding enoyl-ACP reductase FabI translates to MAYNLLKGKKGIIFGALDEKSIAWKTAQQCYREGAELVLTNAPVALRMGEINKLAEACGNAPVIGADVTSMDDLKSLFEQSTAHFGGKIDFILHSVGMGLNVRKGKGYTDLNYDWNHKTFDISSMSLHRILKTAWDLDALNEHASVIALTYIAAQRVFPDYSEMADAKALLESITRTFGYYYGVKKKVRINTISQSPTKTTAGSGVKGFDNFISYAEKMSPLGNAPAEDCANYISVMFSDLTRYVTMQNLFHDGGFSFTGVTEAVLESMQ, encoded by the coding sequence ATGGCATATAATCTTTTAAAAGGGAAAAAAGGAATCATCTTTGGTGCATTGGATGAAAAATCCATTGCATGGAAAACGGCACAGCAATGCTATCGCGAAGGAGCAGAACTGGTGCTGACCAATGCTCCGGTAGCGCTACGCATGGGCGAAATCAACAAGCTGGCCGAAGCGTGCGGTAACGCCCCGGTGATCGGCGCCGATGTTACCAGCATGGATGACCTGAAATCCCTGTTTGAACAATCAACAGCACATTTTGGAGGAAAAATCGATTTTATCCTGCACTCTGTAGGTATGGGTTTAAATGTGCGGAAGGGGAAAGGATATACCGATTTAAATTACGACTGGAACCATAAAACATTTGACATCTCGTCCATGAGCCTGCACCGCATCTTAAAGACAGCATGGGATCTGGACGCTTTAAATGAACACGCCAGCGTAATTGCGCTGACCTATATTGCAGCACAACGTGTATTTCCCGACTATAGTGAGATGGCAGATGCCAAAGCCCTGCTCGAGAGCATTACCCGCACATTTGGCTATTACTATGGTGTTAAGAAAAAAGTACGGATCAACACCATTTCACAGTCGCCTACCAAAACCACTGCAGGCAGTGGCGTAAAAGGGTTTGATAATTTTATCAGCTATGCAGAGAAAATGAGCCCCCTAGGTAACGCTCCTGCAGAAGACTGCGCCAATTATATTTCCGTTATGTTCAGCGATCTTACCCGCTATGTAACCATGCAAAACCTTTTCCACGATGGAGGGTTCAGTTTTACGGGTGTTACGGAAGCGGTATTGGAATCGATGCAGTAA
- a CDS encoding phosphatase PAP2 family protein, translated as MNHLHLKTRFQLLFLLLITGSCLAQKPADSTLRRGYALKPQCFHSRKITGRSYILPAALVAYGTIATIARVQKTERFVDEPRISLKETSALLEPENYTAFAPAAAVFGLQVMGVKGIHKPQEQALLLALSAGISSSLVYPLKNNTRVVRPDKSDAHSFPSGHTALAFATAEFLRREYGHRSAWYTIAGYSAATATAALRVTKNKHWLADAGTGAGIGIAATTTAYWVYKKFKKQERSDRANAIFFVPAVSGNYYGVQLLKLL; from the coding sequence TTGAATCACCTTCATCTAAAGACGCGTTTTCAGCTCCTTTTCCTGTTGCTGATCACCGGCAGCTGCCTGGCGCAAAAGCCGGCAGACAGCACCCTGCGCCGCGGCTATGCCTTAAAACCACAATGTTTCCATTCCCGTAAAATTACGGGGCGTTCCTACATACTTCCGGCAGCCCTGGTAGCCTATGGCACCATTGCTACAATTGCACGCGTACAAAAAACGGAACGATTTGTGGATGAACCCCGCATCTCCTTAAAAGAAACCAGCGCCCTCCTCGAACCTGAAAATTATACAGCCTTTGCGCCGGCTGCCGCTGTATTTGGCCTGCAGGTCATGGGCGTAAAAGGAATCCACAAACCGCAGGAGCAGGCACTGCTGCTGGCCTTATCGGCCGGAATTTCTTCATCCCTTGTTTACCCTTTGAAAAATAATACCCGGGTCGTACGACCCGACAAAAGCGATGCACACTCCTTTCCCTCCGGGCATACTGCCCTTGCTTTTGCCACCGCCGAGTTCCTGCGTAGGGAATACGGACACCGTTCGGCATGGTATACGATAGCCGGTTACAGCGCTGCTACGGCAACCGCAGCCTTGCGGGTGACCAAAAACAAGCATTGGCTGGCAGATGCCGGAACCGGCGCCGGAATTGGGATTGCCGCCACCACAACGGCTTATTGGGTCTATAAAAAATTTAAAAAACAGGAGCGATCAGACAGGGCCAATGCCATTTTCTTTGTACCCGCCGTTTCCGGCAACTATTATGGCGTGCAACTGCTGAAGCTGCTTTAA
- a CDS encoding Atu2307/SP_0267 family LLM class monooxygenase: MELGISMFGDLHFDPETNSVQAPGERLKEIIEEIKLMDEVGLDYFGIGEHHRPDYAVPSPEIVLAAASTVTKNIKLGSAVSVVSSSDPVKLYQNFAMVDLLSDGRAELMAGRGSFIESFPLFGYDLRNYDALFEEKLDLLLKINKEPVITWQGKHRASLQEQMVLPRATNNHLPVWIAVGGTPSSVERAGRLGLPLMIAIIGGSPAQFQPFFELYKETYQQYGHPMAQYQVGIHVHGFYGEDSAALSEMYYPLYAAQMDRVGRTRGWPPYHRNQFDFGKTRNGALVIGDANEAIDKILYLQELFGLTRFATHMDTGAPQHKDIMKSIEIYGTKIAPKVREALRK; encoded by the coding sequence ATGGAACTCGGTATCAGTATGTTTGGCGACCTTCATTTTGATCCTGAAACCAATTCGGTTCAGGCGCCGGGTGAACGGTTAAAGGAGATCATCGAAGAAATAAAATTAATGGATGAGGTAGGTCTCGATTACTTTGGTATTGGCGAGCATCACCGTCCGGATTACGCGGTGCCCAGTCCGGAAATTGTATTGGCAGCGGCTTCAACGGTTACAAAAAATATCAAACTGGGGAGTGCCGTATCGGTGGTCAGTTCCTCCGATCCGGTGAAATTGTATCAGAACTTCGCAATGGTAGACCTGCTTTCCGATGGCCGGGCAGAGCTGATGGCGGGCCGGGGGAGTTTTATTGAATCCTTCCCGTTGTTTGGATATGATCTTCGCAATTATGATGCGTTGTTTGAGGAGAAACTGGACCTGCTGTTAAAAATAAACAAGGAACCGGTGATCACATGGCAGGGAAAGCATCGGGCATCATTACAGGAACAGATGGTGTTGCCTCGAGCTACCAACAACCACTTGCCGGTTTGGATTGCTGTTGGAGGCACGCCCTCCTCTGTAGAGCGGGCGGGCCGTTTGGGCTTGCCGTTAATGATTGCCATTATTGGTGGATCGCCGGCCCAGTTTCAGCCCTTTTTTGAACTATATAAAGAAACCTATCAGCAATACGGGCATCCCATGGCGCAATACCAGGTGGGTATTCATGTGCATGGGTTTTACGGAGAAGATAGCGCGGCGCTTAGTGAAATGTATTACCCGCTGTATGCTGCCCAGATGGACCGCGTCGGACGTACAAGAGGATGGCCCCCCTACCACAGAAATCAGTTTGATTTTGGTAAAACCAGGAACGGAGCGCTGGTGATCGGGGATGCCAATGAGGCCATTGATAAAATTTTGTACCTGCAGGAACTGTTTGGTCTTACCCGTTTTGCCACACATATGGATACCGGGGCACCTCAGCATAAGGATATTATGAAATCCATCGAAATTTATGGAACCAAAATAGCACCCAAAGTGCGTGAAGCTTTACGGAAATAA
- a CDS encoding DUF1003 domain-containing protein, whose amino-acid sequence MNDSVFAGSSTSQSKENEKIPCRQLRPALFEYIKLERPDLKRSDSIPYNELNEYKLQYISKYLLRDIHQLSELEDSVISSMTNQTIISDMIDEDDSNQLTMGQRLADRVSGFGGSWTFIIAFIIFLLAWIFVNIYWMHNKGFDPYPFILLNLILSCLAALQAPIIMMSQNRQEEKDRVRSKMDYMVNLKSELEVRILHEKLDQLLTNQEEYLARLTDLESKQPRSKT is encoded by the coding sequence ATGAACGATTCTGTATTCGCCGGTTCATCAACCAGTCAAAGCAAGGAAAATGAAAAAATCCCTTGCAGGCAGCTGCGCCCAGCATTGTTTGAATACATCAAACTGGAGCGCCCGGATCTTAAGCGCTCGGACAGTATTCCTTACAACGAACTTAATGAATACAAACTGCAATATATCTCCAAATACCTGCTGAGGGATATCCATCAGCTTTCAGAACTGGAAGATAGTGTGATCTCATCCATGACCAATCAAACGATCATATCCGATATGATTGATGAAGACGACAGTAACCAATTAACGATGGGACAACGGCTGGCCGACCGCGTATCTGGTTTTGGCGGCAGCTGGACCTTTATTATTGCTTTTATCATTTTCCTGCTGGCGTGGATCTTTGTCAATATATATTGGATGCATAACAAGGGCTTCGACCCCTACCCTTTTATCCTCCTCAACCTGATTCTTTCCTGCCTGGCAGCGCTCCAGGCGCCGATCATTATGATGAGCCAGAACCGGCAGGAAGAAAAAGACCGCGTCCGCTCAAAAATGGATTATATGGTAAACCTGAAGTCCGAACTGGAAGTGCGCATCCTTCATGAAAAGCTGGACCAGTTGCTCACCAACCAGGAAGAATACCTGGCCCGGTTGACGGACCTGGAAAGCAAACAACCCCGCTCCAAAACCTAA
- a CDS encoding NADP-dependent oxidoreductase, translating into MKAILLQEAGGVEQLQLTDLPEPVVKKNEVLIKTKAISINPVDVKARANSNTINWLFGAQRPVILGWDISGEVAATGIDVTKFKKGDAVFGMVNFPGSGNGYAEYVAAPEDQLALKPSGCTHEVAAAATLAALTAWQALVPANPVGKGDKVLIHAGAGGVGHFAIQIAKLLGAYVVATSSATNRDFILSLGADAHIDYTKDKFDEVLKDMDFVLDTMGGDILVRSVAVTRPGGGIITLPTPNFSAEAKAAAAAREVDLRQIMVQSSGRDMQSIAALLEEGKLKARVAAVYPFGEMAKAHLQVETGRTVGKVIVAL; encoded by the coding sequence ATGAAAGCAATTTTATTACAAGAGGCCGGAGGAGTGGAGCAGCTGCAACTGACAGATCTGCCAGAACCGGTTGTAAAAAAGAACGAGGTGCTGATAAAAACAAAGGCCATCAGCATAAACCCGGTTGATGTAAAAGCAAGGGCAAACAGCAATACGATTAACTGGCTTTTTGGTGCACAGCGTCCCGTCATCCTGGGATGGGATATTTCGGGAGAAGTGGCGGCCACCGGCATTGATGTAACGAAATTCAAAAAGGGAGATGCGGTGTTTGGAATGGTGAATTTTCCGGGAAGTGGTAATGGCTACGCCGAATATGTAGCAGCCCCGGAAGACCAGCTGGCATTGAAGCCATCCGGCTGCACGCATGAAGTGGCCGCCGCAGCTACGCTGGCGGCTTTAACCGCATGGCAGGCCCTGGTACCGGCTAACCCTGTTGGCAAGGGAGATAAAGTGCTCATTCATGCAGGTGCCGGTGGGGTGGGGCATTTCGCGATACAGATTGCAAAATTGCTGGGGGCTTATGTGGTAGCAACTTCTTCTGCAACGAACCGGGATTTCATCCTGTCATTGGGCGCCGATGCACATATTGATTACACAAAAGATAAATTCGACGAGGTGCTGAAGGATATGGATTTTGTGCTGGACACTATGGGCGGCGACATATTGGTACGGTCGGTTGCTGTAACCAGACCTGGCGGAGGCATCATTACCTTGCCTACTCCGAATTTTTCTGCGGAAGCAAAGGCCGCCGCTGCAGCAAGAGAGGTTGACCTCCGGCAGATTATGGTACAATCAAGCGGACGGGATATGCAGTCTATTGCCGCACTGCTTGAGGAAGGAAAACTAAAAGCCCGGGTGGCTGCCGTTTATCCCTTCGGAGAAATGGCAAAGGCCCATCTGCAGGTGGAAACCGGAAGAACGGTTGGCAAGGTGATTGTTGCCTTGTAA
- a CDS encoding SDR family NAD(P)-dependent oxidoreductase: MFQLINKTAVITGGGSGIGKAVAVLFAKAGARVIVADFNKEAGLQTIEEIRASGGNAEPMFLDVSSQQEVATAFGLLEAIDILVNSAGISHIGKADTTGEADFDRVYNVNVKGVYNTLHAAIPKMKAQGSGVIINMASIASSVGLPDRFAYSMSKGAVLAMTLSVAKDYINDGIRCNCVSPARVHTPFVDGFLAKTYPGREKEMFDKLSKTQPIGRMAKPEEIAALILYLCSDEASFITGCDYPIDGGFIKLNN; encoded by the coding sequence ATGTTTCAACTCATCAATAAGACCGCTGTCATAACAGGAGGTGGAAGTGGTATAGGAAAAGCTGTGGCTGTTCTGTTTGCAAAGGCAGGTGCCCGGGTAATAGTGGCGGATTTTAACAAAGAAGCCGGACTACAAACAATCGAAGAAATCAGAGCTTCCGGGGGGAATGCCGAGCCGATGTTCCTGGATGTATCCAGCCAGCAGGAAGTAGCAACAGCTTTCGGTCTGCTGGAAGCGATCGACATCCTGGTGAACAGCGCCGGGATCTCTCATATCGGAAAGGCCGACACTACCGGGGAAGCCGATTTCGACCGCGTTTATAACGTGAATGTAAAGGGGGTTTACAATACCCTGCATGCGGCCATACCCAAGATGAAAGCGCAGGGTAGCGGTGTGATCATCAATATGGCTTCTATCGCTTCCAGCGTGGGGTTGCCCGACCGGTTTGCGTATTCAATGAGCAAGGGTGCCGTGCTGGCCATGACCTTATCGGTTGCCAAAGATTATATCAACGATGGCATTCGCTGTAATTGTGTTTCTCCTGCAAGGGTGCATACGCCGTTTGTGGATGGCTTCCTTGCCAAAACCTATCCGGGCCGGGAAAAAGAAATGTTTGATAAATTATCCAAAACACAGCCCATCGGCCGTATGGCAAAACCGGAAGAGATTGCGGCACTGATCCTGTACCTCTGCAGCGATGAGGCTTCCTTTATTACGGGCTGCGATTATCCCATCGACGGGGGATTCATTAAGCTGAACAATTAA
- a CDS encoding fumarylacetoacetate hydrolase family protein has product MKLIRYGQPGKEKPGVLIDDVRYDTSAFGEDYNEAFFANNGLERLKQFVTEQASSLPKVEAQERWGSCVARPSKIICIGLNYALHAKETNAPIPKEPVVFFKSTTALCGPFDDVIIPKNSVKTDWEVELAVVIGKKASYVEEAEALDYVAGYALHNDYSEREFQIERGGQWVKGKSCDTFAPLGPFMATSDEIANPNNLNLWLKVNGTMMQNSTTSDFIFNIQQVISHLSQFMTLLPGDVISTGTPAGVGLGQKPEPWYLKPGDVVELGIEGLGTSKQTAVAYQKH; this is encoded by the coding sequence ATGAAATTAATCAGGTACGGACAACCGGGAAAGGAAAAACCAGGCGTGCTTATCGATGATGTACGTTACGATACATCTGCATTTGGAGAAGATTATAACGAAGCTTTTTTTGCAAATAACGGCCTGGAGCGATTGAAGCAGTTTGTGACTGAACAGGCTTCCAGTTTGCCAAAAGTGGAGGCACAGGAACGCTGGGGAAGTTGTGTGGCCCGTCCTTCCAAAATTATTTGCATCGGTCTGAACTATGCCCTGCATGCGAAAGAAACCAATGCGCCGATCCCAAAGGAACCGGTGGTGTTTTTTAAATCCACCACAGCATTGTGCGGCCCTTTTGATGATGTAATCATTCCAAAGAATTCGGTTAAAACAGATTGGGAAGTAGAACTGGCGGTAGTAATCGGGAAAAAAGCTTCCTACGTGGAAGAAGCCGAGGCCTTGGATTATGTAGCGGGTTATGCGCTGCACAATGATTACAGCGAACGCGAATTCCAGATCGAACGCGGCGGTCAATGGGTAAAGGGAAAGAGCTGTGACACTTTTGCACCACTGGGGCCCTTTATGGCTACTTCGGATGAAATTGCAAACCCGAATAACCTCAACCTCTGGCTGAAGGTAAACGGAACCATGATGCAAAATTCCACAACTTCAGATTTTATTTTTAATATCCAGCAGGTGATCAGTCATCTGAGCCAGTTTATGACCCTGCTTCCGGGTGATGTGATTTCTACCGGAACACCGGCAGGCGTGGGGCTGGGACAAAAACCCGAACCCTGGTACCTGAAGCCCGGCGATGTGGTAGAGCTGGGAATTGAGGGGCTGGGCACCTCAAAGCAAACAGCAGTGGCTTATCAGAAGCACTAG
- a CDS encoding HAD-IIB family hydrolase produces the protein MQEYYIQLFSPHGLIRYHQPEIGRDKDTGGQVKYVLELLEALSHHPQVRKVDLFTRRIADKRVSETYNHEIETISSKARIVRIACGGQLYKPKESLWDNLDEFVDKVIRFIEKQDDYPDVVHGHYADGNYIAGEISKIFEIPFIATGHSLGLNKKSILLKDGLSEETINQKFNMVRRVSEEEKTLRQANLIIASTQHEIDTQYSAYRNKGQARFRIIPPGINTDVFYPFYRIGLPSFTVPLEQEQAMYRVNSEIERFLFAPGKPLILSIGRADKRKNFDTLIDCFGQDKELQSMANLAIFAGVRKDITQMPEDEQEILTRLLLLMDKYDLYGKMALPKKNDPSLEVPEIYRLAAQRKGVFVNATPGENFGLTIVEAAACGLPIVASPTGGPKEIIGNARNGMLVNVQDTREVADALKKIIADTTLWERYSANGIRAGQEDYSWEAHVKNYLNAIDDIYQPTAQLKETQELPFGKKLMKADLFFISDLDGTLVEGDDDSGLDQIKQWVDDHKNKVIFGIASGRNKELTRAALQQFRFPEPDILICSAGTEIYYTRNFLPDPGWESHINHQWKRKELVAALENYPGLHLQEPDAQWEYKLSYYVDERFKEGDLANLYKFLDDRKLRAKILLTDNRYLDILPVRAGKGNAVRYLSYKWQLPLDHFITAGNGGNDIDMLRGQTRGIVVSNHSPELESLKKSRHVYFAREQQAAGVMEGIRHYQDLQSLKNEKADTRNEK, from the coding sequence ATGCAGGAATATTATATACAACTCTTTAGTCCGCATGGATTGATCCGTTATCATCAACCTGAAATCGGAAGAGATAAAGACACGGGCGGACAGGTAAAGTATGTACTGGAATTACTAGAGGCCCTGTCTCATCATCCGCAGGTCCGGAAGGTGGATCTTTTCACAAGGCGGATTGCAGATAAACGGGTATCAGAAACATACAATCACGAGATAGAAACCATATCCTCCAAGGCCCGTATTGTGCGCATCGCCTGTGGCGGTCAACTATACAAACCTAAAGAAAGTTTATGGGATAACCTTGATGAATTTGTAGACAAGGTAATCCGTTTTATAGAGAAGCAGGATGACTACCCCGATGTGGTACACGGGCATTATGCAGACGGCAATTACATCGCGGGTGAAATCAGCAAGATCTTCGAGATTCCCTTTATTGCTACGGGCCATTCATTGGGGCTGAACAAAAAAAGTATCCTTTTAAAGGACGGGCTTTCGGAAGAAACGATCAACCAGAAATTCAATATGGTCCGCAGAGTCAGTGAAGAGGAAAAGACCCTGCGGCAGGCCAACCTCATTATTGCGAGCACCCAACACGAAATCGATACACAATATAGCGCTTACCGGAACAAAGGCCAGGCCCGGTTCCGGATCATTCCTCCGGGCATCAATACCGATGTGTTTTATCCTTTTTACCGCATCGGGCTCCCTTCTTTTACGGTGCCCCTGGAACAGGAACAGGCCATGTACCGGGTAAACTCAGAGATCGAGCGCTTTCTCTTCGCCCCGGGGAAACCCCTTATTCTTTCGATCGGGCGCGCCGACAAACGTAAAAATTTTGATACCCTCATTGATTGTTTCGGCCAGGACAAAGAATTACAAAGCATGGCCAACCTGGCCATTTTTGCGGGGGTGCGGAAAGACATTACACAGATGCCGGAAGATGAGCAGGAAATTCTGACCCGGCTGCTGCTGCTAATGGACAAATACGACCTGTATGGTAAGATGGCATTACCAAAAAAAAATGATCCTTCACTGGAAGTGCCCGAAATATACCGCCTGGCAGCCCAGCGCAAGGGCGTATTTGTAAATGCCACCCCTGGTGAAAATTTCGGACTAACCATTGTAGAAGCTGCAGCCTGTGGTTTGCCGATCGTGGCTTCACCCACGGGGGGGCCGAAAGAGATTATCGGAAATGCCCGCAACGGTATGCTGGTAAATGTTCAGGACACCAGAGAGGTGGCGGACGCTTTAAAGAAAATCATTGCCGATACCACGCTCTGGGAACGATATTCTGCTAACGGGATACGGGCCGGACAGGAAGATTATTCCTGGGAAGCCCATGTAAAAAACTATCTCAATGCTATTGATGATATATATCAACCAACCGCTCAGCTAAAAGAAACACAGGAACTGCCTTTTGGTAAAAAGCTGATGAAGGCCGATCTGTTCTTTATCTCTGATCTTGATGGAACGCTTGTGGAAGGCGATGATGATTCGGGCCTGGATCAAATAAAACAATGGGTAGATGATCATAAGAATAAAGTGATTTTCGGGATCGCTTCCGGCCGCAATAAAGAACTTACGCGTGCTGCACTTCAGCAGTTCCGGTTTCCGGAGCCCGATATCCTCATTTGTTCTGCCGGAACGGAAATTTACTATACCCGCAATTTTCTCCCCGACCCCGGATGGGAAAGCCACATCAATCATCAATGGAAACGGAAAGAGTTGGTAGCAGCGCTCGAAAACTATCCGGGTTTACACCTGCAGGAACCCGATGCCCAGTGGGAATACAAACTCAGCTACTACGTGGATGAGCGCTTTAAGGAGGGCGATCTTGCAAATCTTTACAAATTTCTGGATGACCGCAAACTGAGAGCAAAAATATTGCTGACAGACAACCGGTACCTGGACATTCTACCAGTAAGAGCGGGTAAAGGCAACGCCGTCCGCTACCTGAGCTATAAGTGGCAGCTGCCGCTGGATCATTTCATAACTGCCGGCAACGGGGGCAATGATATCGATATGCTGCGCGGTCAAACCAGGGGCATCGTCGTTTCGAATCACAGCCCCGAACTGGAGTCGTTAAAAAAGAGCCGGCACGTATACTTCGCCAGGGAGCAACAGGCCGCAGGTGTTATGGAAGGCATCCGGCATTACCAGGATCTTCAATCGTTAAAAAATGAGAAGGCAGACACCAGAAATGAGAAGTAA
- a CDS encoding winged helix-turn-helix transcriptional regulator, translating into MAKIISTDYVCSLDYAFRRVGGKYKGRILWYIHAHKNVLRYGELKRLLQNITPKMLTQTLRELEEDHLISRHVYHEVPPRVEYALTATGKELIPFISHLKQWGDKQIRQEKKKAQTATALV; encoded by the coding sequence ATGGCAAAAATAATTTCTACAGACTATGTCTGCTCCCTGGATTATGCGTTCCGAAGGGTTGGAGGCAAGTACAAGGGACGCATTTTATGGTACATTCACGCACATAAAAATGTGCTGCGCTATGGCGAACTGAAACGCCTTTTGCAAAACATTACGCCCAAGATGCTTACGCAAACCTTACGGGAGCTGGAAGAGGATCACCTGATAAGCAGGCATGTTTATCATGAAGTGCCCCCGCGTGTAGAATACGCACTAACAGCAACCGGGAAAGAGCTGATCCCGTTTATTAGTCATTTGAAGCAGTGGGGCGATAAGCAGATCCGGCAGGAAAAGAAGAAGGCTCAAACAGCGACGGCGCTGGTGTAG
- a CDS encoding glycoside hydrolase family protein produces MERITDNLYSGSGFSEWEIGDVTMILHKDVYHLFHLIIPNHDYIAHAVSKDGITWRRVKNALFVGDPGDWDDDMLWTMQVYASNNRFEMYYTGLQRKDRGVVSKIGLAVSDNLFDWEKVNDEVFPFGPRAPYYETYENNPRLWMSFRDPFRYDYEGKTFFLVCTRSATGPVSRRGCVGLVQLMEKELIFHPPLHYPRMYDDVECPCVFELNGRHYLLGSIREDIKVRYWFAPDFMGEYHCFHNNVLLPQGNYAARIQKDGDYLLIYNFFYANGNVNALRIFPPPKQLETDERGRLVLKSYYRWDQMVIHTLLQREMGSIITLFQNPTASFEQAHDKWTCGSRSGYEVFVIQKSAPSFIWEGILAVEGMGKLGLVTDIDEEGSGYYYSFDVINSVVHLQSWGFNAANTRSNFVYNVLQDNIFHLKEEKEFHFRLIRYGNYIELAIDGIVKLSLIDYTYFGNGIGLYSASSTISLRSSTLKNLPVPESEYSSNH; encoded by the coding sequence ATGGAGCGGATAACCGATAATTTATATTCAGGGTCAGGATTTAGCGAATGGGAGATCGGAGATGTAACCATGATCCTGCACAAAGATGTATACCATCTTTTTCACCTGATCATTCCCAATCATGACTATATCGCGCATGCGGTTTCAAAAGATGGTATTACCTGGCGAAGAGTAAAGAACGCACTGTTCGTAGGCGATCCGGGAGACTGGGATGATGATATGCTCTGGACCATGCAGGTATATGCGTCCAATAACCGCTTCGAAATGTATTATACAGGATTGCAGCGCAAAGACCGTGGGGTGGTATCCAAAATCGGACTGGCTGTTTCAGATAATTTGTTCGACTGGGAGAAGGTAAACGACGAAGTGTTTCCTTTTGGACCAAGAGCCCCTTATTATGAAACTTATGAGAATAATCCCCGGCTTTGGATGAGCTTCAGGGATCCGTTCCGGTACGACTATGAGGGAAAGACTTTCTTCCTCGTTTGTACACGGTCGGCTACAGGACCGGTTTCGCGGCGGGGGTGTGTAGGTTTGGTACAATTAATGGAAAAGGAGCTGATCTTCCATCCGCCGCTGCACTACCCGCGCATGTATGATGACGTGGAATGCCCCTGCGTATTTGAACTCAACGGAAGGCATTATTTGCTGGGCTCGATCCGCGAAGATATAAAAGTACGTTACTGGTTTGCACCCGACTTTATGGGCGAATATCATTGCTTTCATAACAATGTACTGCTGCCGCAGGGTAATTATGCCGCCCGTATTCAAAAGGACGGTGATTATTTGCTGATCTACAACTTTTTTTATGCAAATGGCAACGTCAATGCCCTGCGTATTTTTCCGCCGCCCAAGCAGCTGGAAACAGACGAACGGGGAAGGCTGGTGCTTAAGAGTTATTACCGCTGGGACCAGATGGTGATTCATACGCTTCTCCAGCGTGAGATGGGGTCCATCATTACGCTGTTCCAAAATCCTACTGCATCTTTTGAACAGGCACATGATAAGTGGACCTGCGGTTCCCGCAGCGGATACGAAGTGTTTGTGATCCAAAAGTCTGCGCCTAGTTTTATCTGGGAAGGAATACTGGCTGTGGAAGGTATGGGAAAATTAGGATTGGTAACCGATATCGATGAGGAAGGATCGGGGTATTATTATAGCTTTGACGTAATCAATAGTGTTGTACATCTGCAAAGCTGGGGTTTTAACGCGGCTAATACCCGGTCGAATTTTGTGTATAATGTTCTCCAGGATAATATTTTTCATTTAAAGGAAGAAAAGGAATTCCACTTCCGGCTAATCCGTTATGGCAATTACATTGAACTGGCCATCGACGGCATTGTAAAGCTGTCCCTGATCGATTATACATATTTTGGAAACGGCATTGGTTTGTATTCGGCTTCCTCGACGATTTCCCTCAGGAGTTCAACACTGAAAAACCTGCCGGTACCAGAGAGCGAATACAGCAGTAATCATTGA